The following coding sequences are from one Lycium ferocissimum isolate CSIRO_LF1 chromosome 3, AGI_CSIRO_Lferr_CH_V1, whole genome shotgun sequence window:
- the LOC132049280 gene encoding fatty acyl-CoA reductase 2, chloroplastic, with amino-acid sequence MEALCSLSSSSIVSKSILKLSNNSGTCPPKKIMKSVIHCQSSGGNAVKASNLSSVITERSSTISTDNSIAHKHLRNDDGIGIIKFLRGKTFLITGATGFLGKVLIEKILRTIPDVNKIFILVKAQNQEVAINRLKNEILNADIFKNLKQVHGKSYDTFMLSKLVPVVGNVCETHLGLDKGLANVIAKEVDIIVNSAANTTFDERYDIALDINTGGPSRLMNYAKQCHNLKLFLQISTAYVNGQRQGRIMEKPFCSGDSITKETLLSGIHQNSFPSLNVEDEIKLILESKQAVEDNVAGQKIRELGLERANKFGWQDTYVFTKAMGEMMIDNMRSDIPVVIIRPSVIESTYREPFSGWMEGNRMMDPIILHYGKGQLTGFLVDPNGVLDVVPADMVVNATLAAIAKHGAAGKLGSNIYQVASSVVNPLVFKDLAMLLFEHFNSSPYIDSKGRPIHVPRMKLLNSMEDLSFHLWQDAINRSGLTDTADPNGKLSRKLENICRKSVEQAKYLAHIYEPYTFYGGRFDNSNTQWLMECMSKEERWQFGFDVENIDWKDYISNVHIPGIRKYVMKGRGLCSSSS; translated from the exons ATGGAGGCTTTGTGTAGTCTAAGTTCTTCCTCCATTGTATCAAAAAGTATTCTGAAATTGTCTAATAATAGCGGAACATGCCCGccaaagaagatcatgaaaagTGTGATACATTGCCAAAGTAGTGGTGGAAATGCAGTAAAAGCTAGTAATCTTTCTTCTGTTATAACTGAGAGGTCATCGACGATAAGCACAGATAATAGCATAGCTCACAAGCATTTAAGGAATGATGATGGTATTGGCATTATCAAATTCCTCAGAGGCAAAACATTTCTCATAACTGGTGCAACTGGTTTCTTGGGAAAAG TTCTGATTGAGAAGATTTTAAGGACAATACCTGATGTGAACAAAATATTCATCTTGGTCAAGGCACAGAATCAAGAAGTTGCTATAAATAGATTGAAAAATGAA ATCCTCAATGCTGACATATTCAAGAACCTCAAACAAGTCCATGGGAAATCTTACGATACTTTCATGTTGAGTAAGTTGGTTCCTGTGGTTGGAAATGTTTGTGAAACTCATCTCGGATTAGACAAAGGTTTAGCCAATGTGATCGCTAAAGAGGTCGACATAATTGTTAATTCTGCTGCTAATACTACTTTTGATGAAAG GTATGATATTGCACTTGATATAAACACCGGTGGACCTAGCCGCCTAATGAATTATGCAAAACAATGTCACAACCTGAAGCTTTTCCTCCAAATATCCACAG CTTATGTTAACGGACAACGACAAGGAAGAATCATGGAAAAGCCTTTCTGTTCTGGAGACAGTATAACAAAAGAGACTCTTCTCTCTGGAATTCACCAAAACTCCTTCCCTAGTTTGAATGTTGAAGATGAGATAAAGCTGATTTTGGAATCTAAACAAGCTGTAGAAGATAACGTAGCGGGCCAGAAAATTAGAGAACTTGGCTTGGAAAG AGCGAACAAATTTGGGTGGCAAGACACTTATGTGTTCACCAAGGCTATGGGAGAGATGATGATCGATAACATGAGAAGTGATATACCAGTAGTAATAATTCGACCAAGTGTTATTGAGAGCACCTATAGAGAACCATTCAGTGGATGGATGGAAGGAAACAG GATGATGGATCCAATTATTCTCCACTATGGCAAAGGGCAGCTCACCGGTTTTCTTGTAGATCCCAACGGAGTTCTAGACGTG GTTCCAGCTGACATGGTTGTGAACGCAACGTTGGCAGCTATTGCAAAGCACGGGGCAGCAGGAAAACTGGGGAGTAACATTTACCAGGTTGCTTCGTCTGTTGTAAATCCATTAGTCTTCAAGGACCTGGCCATGTTGCTTTTCGAGCACTTCAATTCTTCACCGTATATTGACTCCAAAGGAAGACCTATTCATGTTCCAAGAATGAAGCTGTTGAACTCCATGGAAGACCTGTCTTTCCACCTCTGGCAAGACGCTATTAACAGAAGTGGGCTAACAGATACGGCTGATCCTAACGGAAAGTTGTCAAGGAAACTCGAGAATATCTGCAGAAAATCAGTGGAGCAAGCAAAGTACTTGGCACATATCTATGAACCATACACTTTTTATGGAGGAAG ATTTGACAACAGCAACACTCAGTGGTTGATGGAATGCATGTCTAAAGAAGAACGATGGCAGTTTGGTTTTGATGTGGAGAACATAGATTGGAAAGATTACATATCCAATGTCCACATTCCAGGGATAAGGAAGTATGTAATGAAAGGAAGAGGGTTATGCAGTTCATCCTCATAG